A stretch of Thermococcus bergensis DNA encodes these proteins:
- a CDS encoding MogA/MoaB family molybdenum cofactor biosynthesis protein, producing the protein MGVEEHKAKAPKKFKFAVITVSDTASRGKREDLSGYYIIEELKKEGNENVYYAVVPDEKLKIIKAVIEALEKADVVITTGGTGITRRDVTIEALRPLFDKELVGFGEIFRLKSYEEVGTAAVLSRATAGIIRDKESKVVFCLPGSLNAVKTALEIIKKEAYHILKHARE; encoded by the coding sequence ATGGGAGTTGAAGAGCACAAAGCCAAAGCACCCAAAAAGTTCAAGTTCGCCGTTATAACCGTCAGCGACACCGCAAGCCGCGGAAAGAGGGAAGACCTAAGCGGTTATTACATAATTGAGGAGCTGAAAAAGGAAGGAAATGAGAACGTCTATTATGCAGTTGTGCCGGATGAAAAGCTCAAGATAATAAAGGCTGTAATTGAAGCCCTTGAAAAGGCCGATGTTGTGATTACAACGGGCGGTACCGGAATAACAAGGAGAGACGTGACGATTGAAGCCTTGAGACCCCTCTTTGATAAAGAACTCGTAGGTTTTGGGGAGATATTCAGGTTAAAGAGCTACGAAGAAGTTGGAACCGCTGCGGTTCTAAGCAGAGCAACCGCGGGAATAATAAGGGATAAAGAAAGCAAAGTCGTCTTCTGTCTGCCGGGAAGTCTAAACGCAGTGAAAACAGCCCTTGAAATTATCAAAAAAGAAGCCTATCACATTCTCAAACATGCGAGGGAGTAG
- a CDS encoding molybdopterin molybdotransferase MoeA: MREFKQLTPYRKALEMMLNDIKELEETEELPLDEALGRVLAEDVVSPIDLPPFDRSAVDGYAVRAEDTFQAREYAPVELEVIDEITAGMESEREVTNGKAIKLMTGNKMPKGANAVIEQEKVKREENKIYVLRPVAPGQNVAFKGEDVRKGEVVLRKGRILKPQDLGMLKGLGIKTVKVKRKPKVGIMVTGDELIEELNEEALRSGKILESNSAMLKALVREYFGEPVFYGIIPDDEELIGKTIERAKKECDLVLITGGSAFGEKDYAHKFVNLLFHGCTNKPGRPIGYGERVFVMSGYPAAVFAQFHLYVKYALAKLVGADYKPIRVKARLREKVPSSLGRHEFVKVYYENGEAVPIKKKGSGIMSAIVESNAYLEIPEDSEGYKEGEEVWVTLY, from the coding sequence ATGAGGGAATTCAAACAGCTAACCCCCTACAGAAAAGCCCTCGAAATGATGCTGAACGATATAAAAGAGCTTGAAGAAACCGAGGAACTTCCCCTTGACGAAGCTCTCGGGAGAGTGCTTGCCGAGGATGTTGTCTCACCAATAGATTTACCCCCCTTTGATCGCTCTGCCGTTGATGGGTATGCGGTTAGGGCTGAAGATACTTTCCAAGCGAGGGAGTACGCTCCGGTGGAGCTCGAGGTTATCGATGAAATCACTGCTGGAATGGAAAGCGAGAGAGAGGTCACCAACGGTAAAGCAATAAAGCTAATGACCGGCAACAAGATGCCAAAGGGTGCAAATGCGGTTATTGAGCAGGAAAAGGTGAAGCGAGAGGAGAACAAAATCTACGTCCTCAGACCCGTTGCCCCAGGGCAGAATGTTGCATTTAAGGGCGAAGACGTGAGAAAGGGAGAAGTAGTCCTCAGGAAAGGGAGAATATTAAAGCCTCAAGACCTTGGAATGCTCAAGGGACTTGGAATTAAAACCGTTAAGGTGAAGAGAAAGCCCAAGGTTGGGATAATGGTTACAGGTGATGAGCTAATAGAAGAGCTGAATGAAGAAGCCCTGAGAAGTGGAAAAATCTTGGAAAGCAACTCCGCAATGCTGAAAGCTCTTGTGAGGGAATACTTTGGCGAACCGGTCTTCTACGGTATAATTCCGGACGATGAAGAGCTCATAGGCAAAACAATTGAAAGGGCAAAAAAGGAGTGCGACCTCGTTTTAATCACCGGTGGAAGCGCCTTTGGAGAGAAGGACTATGCCCACAAGTTCGTCAACCTGCTCTTCCATGGATGCACAAACAAGCCGGGAAGACCGATAGGGTATGGCGAGAGAGTCTTCGTCATGAGCGGTTACCCTGCTGCTGTATTTGCCCAGTTCCATCTCTACGTCAAATATGCTTTAGCAAAGCTTGTTGGGGCAGATTACAAGCCGATAAGGGTTAAGGCAAGGCTCAGGGAGAAAGTGCCATCATCTCTGGGAAGGCATGAGTTTGTGAAGGTTTACTATGAAAACGGCGAAGCTGTGCCGATTAAGAAAAAGGGAAGCGGAATAATGAGCGCAATAGTTGAGAGCAACGCTTATCTCGAAATCCCGGAGGACAGCGAGGGGTATAAAGAGGGAGAGGAGGTCTGGGTCACGCTTTATTGA
- a CDS encoding deoxyhypusine synthase yields MDPKKSVLKESSTEGIKEIPVIGPWLEDVSSLEEVIEYYERIGFQATHLGKAIEIWKKVEEKRKNGEEVRVFLGYTSNIVSSGLREVIAYLVKHKKVDVIVTTAGGVEEDFIKALKPFILGDWNVNDAEMRQKGINRIGNIFVPNDRYIEFEKYMIPFFERLLEIEREEKRPLTASEVIYELGRYMDEKLGKEKEKSILYWAYKNNIPIFCPALTDGSFGDMLYFFKEERGDRELIIDVANDIVKLNNLAITAKETASIILGGAYPKHAIINANLFRGGTDYAIYITTAIPWDGSLSGAPPSEGVSWGKIKAKADYVEIWADATLVFPILVWMVMKRE; encoded by the coding sequence TTGGATCCAAAAAAGTCAGTTCTTAAGGAGTCATCAACTGAGGGAATTAAGGAAATTCCTGTCATTGGCCCATGGCTTGAGGACGTGAGCAGCTTAGAGGAAGTCATTGAATACTACGAAAGAATAGGCTTTCAAGCAACACATCTGGGAAAGGCCATTGAAATCTGGAAGAAAGTGGAGGAAAAAAGAAAGAACGGGGAAGAAGTTAGAGTTTTCCTTGGCTACACATCCAACATAGTTTCTTCTGGTCTGAGGGAGGTTATAGCTTATCTTGTGAAGCATAAGAAGGTCGATGTAATTGTAACCACCGCTGGAGGAGTGGAGGAGGATTTCATAAAAGCCCTGAAACCCTTTATCCTTGGAGACTGGAACGTCAACGATGCCGAGATGAGACAGAAGGGAATAAACAGAATTGGCAACATTTTTGTGCCCAACGACCGCTATATTGAATTTGAGAAGTACATGATTCCGTTCTTTGAGAGGCTCCTGGAGATTGAAAGGGAAGAGAAGAGACCTTTAACCGCGAGTGAGGTTATCTACGAGCTCGGCAGATATATGGACGAAAAGCTGGGCAAAGAAAAGGAAAAGAGCATCCTTTACTGGGCATACAAGAACAACATTCCGATCTTCTGTCCTGCTTTGACCGATGGTTCCTTTGGGGATATGCTTTACTTCTTCAAAGAGGAGAGAGGCGACAGAGAGCTTATAATAGATGTAGCCAACGACATAGTGAAGCTCAACAACCTCGCCATTACCGCAAAGGAGACCGCATCAATAATTCTGGGTGGGGCTTATCCAAAGCACGCCATAATCAACGCAAACCTCTTTAGGGGCGGAACAGATTACGCAATCTACATAACCACCGCAATTCCGTGGGACGGCTCTTTAAGCGGAGCTCCCCCAAGTGAAGGCGTGAGCTGGGGCAAAATAAAGGCAAAGGCAGATTACGTGGAAATATGGGCAGATGCGACGCTGGTTTTCCCAATCCTTGTGTGGATGGTCATGAAAAGGGAATAA
- a CDS encoding metallophosphoesterase family protein, with the protein MRIIAVTDIHGRDNRVKEFLEHIKDEEFDLIMIAGDITHFGGKETAYNILKEFIGFGKLFYAVMGNCDGRDVLELLEELNVSLHDKRVEFNGVGIVGIGGSNITPFSTIWEFSEEEIWEILTKNYQDGDIVLSHVPPKNTKVDKTLVGTHAGSKSLRKFIEEKQPPLVICGHIHEGTGIDRIGETLIVNPGPLAKGHYAVIEFNKEQKKVKDIILEKFL; encoded by the coding sequence ATGAGGATAATAGCGGTAACGGACATCCACGGAAGAGATAACAGGGTAAAAGAGTTCTTGGAGCACATCAAAGATGAAGAGTTCGACCTTATTATGATAGCAGGGGACATAACTCACTTTGGAGGTAAAGAAACGGCTTATAATATTCTGAAGGAGTTCATAGGTTTCGGAAAGCTTTTTTATGCGGTTATGGGGAACTGTGATGGTAGGGATGTCCTTGAACTGCTTGAAGAACTCAATGTCAGCCTTCATGATAAAAGGGTGGAGTTTAATGGCGTTGGCATCGTTGGAATAGGTGGCTCGAACATAACGCCGTTCTCCACTATATGGGAGTTCAGCGAAGAGGAGATTTGGGAAATTCTGACCAAAAATTATCAAGATGGCGATATAGTGCTTTCTCACGTTCCGCCTAAAAACACCAAAGTTGATAAAACTCTTGTAGGGACTCATGCTGGCAGCAAGTCATTGAGAAAGTTCATAGAGGAGAAGCAGCCGCCGTTGGTCATATGTGGCCATATACATGAGGGAACGGGGATAGATAGAATTGGAGAAACCCTGATTGTAAACCCGGGCCCTCTGGCAAAGGGACACTATGCCGTTATAGAGTTTAATAAAGAACAGAAAAAGGTGAAGGATATAATCCTTGAGAAATTCCTATGA
- the glyS gene encoding glycine--tRNA ligase, protein MFMDKYEVLQDLMKRRGFAWGSFEIYGGARGFYDYGPLGATIKRKIEKKIREAFIREGFFEIETPDITPEEVFIASGHVEKFVDPLTECKKCGSRFRADHLVEEALGIDTEGLSAEHLTQLIREHGIKCPECGGELSDVWYFNLMFETYIGPYKDKKGYLRPETAQGIFVNFKRLNNFARNQLPFGVFQIGKAYRNEISPRQGMLRLREFTQAEVEIFFNPNETEHPHFDEVKDEIVRLYPIEHQLKDLGTIEITLEEAVKKGYVMNTFFAYYMGMVKRILLDIGIPEDKIRFRQQLPEERAHYSSDTWDVEIHSERFGWIECVGIAYRGDYDLSRHIKESGADLTVMIHYKEPKIVKKLKVSLNMKKVGPKLKKDAKRIDQKLQEMSQEELKKIVEGLEQIGKVIIDGYELEKDDFIIKEVEEKITGEKIVPHVLEPSFGIDRPFYLLLENSLAVDEDGRVYLKIKKDMAPIEVAVLPLVAKEPLTNIAYDVFRTLQKEGFIVVYDEKDTIGRRYARYDEIGTPYCVTIDNQTPEDNTVTIRDRDTREQIRVSIEELPRKLKELIFGS, encoded by the coding sequence GTGTTCATGGATAAGTATGAAGTTCTTCAAGACCTGATGAAAAGGAGAGGCTTTGCGTGGGGTAGTTTTGAAATCTATGGTGGAGCGAGAGGTTTTTATGATTACGGTCCCTTGGGAGCTACAATAAAAAGAAAAATCGAGAAGAAAATCAGAGAAGCTTTCATAAGAGAGGGCTTCTTTGAAATTGAAACGCCAGACATTACGCCGGAGGAAGTTTTTATCGCCTCTGGTCACGTGGAGAAGTTCGTTGACCCGTTAACCGAGTGTAAAAAGTGCGGCTCAAGGTTTAGAGCCGATCACCTTGTTGAAGAAGCCCTTGGCATAGACACCGAGGGGCTTAGTGCCGAGCACCTCACGCAACTCATAAGAGAGCACGGCATAAAGTGCCCAGAATGTGGCGGAGAGCTCAGCGATGTGTGGTATTTCAATTTGATGTTTGAAACTTACATCGGGCCTTACAAAGATAAGAAGGGTTACCTGAGGCCTGAGACTGCCCAGGGGATATTCGTGAACTTCAAGCGCTTGAACAACTTCGCCAGAAACCAGCTCCCATTTGGAGTTTTCCAGATAGGGAAGGCCTATAGAAACGAGATTTCCCCAAGACAGGGAATGTTGAGACTCAGAGAGTTTACTCAGGCAGAGGTCGAGATTTTCTTCAATCCCAATGAGACCGAGCATCCGCACTTTGATGAGGTTAAAGACGAGATTGTCAGGCTTTATCCAATAGAACACCAGCTCAAAGACCTCGGTACGATTGAAATTACTCTCGAAGAGGCTGTGAAGAAGGGCTACGTGATGAACACATTCTTTGCCTATTACATGGGCATGGTAAAGAGAATTCTCCTCGACATAGGCATTCCCGAGGATAAAATCAGGTTCAGACAGCAACTGCCGGAAGAGAGGGCGCACTACTCAAGCGACACATGGGACGTTGAAATCCACAGCGAAAGGTTTGGATGGATTGAGTGCGTTGGTATAGCCTACAGGGGAGACTACGATCTAAGCAGACACATAAAAGAAAGCGGGGCAGATTTAACAGTTATGATCCACTACAAAGAACCCAAGATAGTTAAAAAGCTTAAGGTTTCCCTCAATATGAAAAAAGTTGGGCCTAAACTTAAGAAAGATGCAAAAAGGATTGACCAGAAGCTCCAGGAGATGAGCCAGGAAGAGCTCAAGAAAATAGTGGAAGGGCTTGAGCAGATTGGAAAGGTTATCATTGACGGCTATGAACTTGAAAAAGACGACTTCATCATCAAAGAGGTTGAAGAAAAGATAACCGGCGAAAAGATAGTGCCCCACGTCTTGGAGCCGAGTTTTGGTATCGACAGGCCCTTCTACCTGCTCCTTGAGAATTCCCTAGCCGTAGACGAGGACGGAAGAGTTTATCTCAAGATAAAGAAGGACATGGCGCCAATAGAAGTTGCCGTGCTTCCTCTCGTAGCCAAGGAGCCCCTAACGAACATAGCCTATGACGTCTTCAGAACCCTGCAAAAAGAGGGCTTCATAGTGGTCTATGACGAGAAAGACACTATTGGAAGGAGATATGCGAGGTATGACGAGATAGGGACGCCGTACTGTGTGACAATAGACAACCAGACACCCGAAGACAATACCGTGACGATAAGGGATAGAGACACGAGGGAGCAGATAAGGGTAAGCATTGAGGAACTTCCGAGGAAACTGAAGGAGCTGATTTTTGGGAGCTGA
- a CDS encoding DUF402 domain-containing protein, translating to MAGKVHLLYKRIPNRILERDDELIADLGDIIVAKSKFEGMLTPLFVNGVKVIENGYTMIYFAFIGENYDILKVYDREGNFKGLYVDVLAYTKREGDTLEMLDLFLDIFIFPNGEIFLLDEDELEMALLYELIDKETFDFAYSKAREIIEKFRKGLFPPDVVWQYSLSSSGDSSSSH from the coding sequence ATGGCAGGCAAAGTCCACCTCCTCTACAAGCGCATTCCAAACAGAATTCTTGAGAGGGACGATGAGCTTATTGCGGACTTAGGAGATATAATCGTTGCGAAATCTAAGTTTGAGGGAATGTTAACTCCGCTTTTTGTAAACGGCGTTAAAGTTATAGAGAACGGATACACCATGATATATTTTGCCTTTATTGGCGAAAACTATGATATCTTGAAGGTTTACGACAGGGAGGGCAACTTTAAGGGCTTATACGTTGACGTCCTGGCTTATACCAAGAGGGAAGGCGACACCCTTGAGATGCTGGATTTGTTCCTGGACATTTTCATTTTCCCCAACGGGGAAATTTTCCTTCTTGATGAGGACGAGCTTGAGATGGCCCTTCTCTATGAGCTCATAGACAAAGAAACGTTCGACTTTGCGTATTCGAAAGCGAGGGAAATCATAGAAAAATTCAGGAAAGGATTGTTCCCTCCAGACGTTGTATGGCAGTATTCACTTTCTTCTTCTGGAGATAGTTCAAGTTCTCACTGA
- a CDS encoding DUF167 domain-containing protein yields MIKESKDGVVIQIYVQPNAKKTEIEGIDEWRKRLKVRVKAPPVEGKANKEVVKFFSKLLGAEVIIIRGETSREKDLLVKGLSLEEVKRKLGI; encoded by the coding sequence ATGATCAAGGAATCCAAAGATGGAGTGGTAATCCAGATATACGTGCAGCCAAATGCAAAGAAAACTGAAATTGAGGGCATAGATGAGTGGAGAAAAAGGCTGAAGGTCAGGGTAAAAGCTCCACCTGTGGAAGGGAAGGCAAATAAGGAAGTTGTGAAGTTCTTTTCGAAGCTTCTTGGTGCTGAAGTTATCATCATAAGGGGCGAGACAAGCAGGGAAAAAGACCTCCTTGTGAAAGGACTAAGCTTGGAGGAAGTAAAAAGAAAACTCGGAATTTAA
- a CDS encoding phosphorylating glyceraldehyde-3-phosphate dehydrogenase: MTKVKVGINGYGTIGKRVAYAVSKQDDMELIGVTKTKPDFEAYRAKELGIPVYAASSEFLPRFEKAGFEVAGTLEDLLEKVDVIVDATPGGMGEKNKALYEKAGVKAIFQGGEKAEIAEASFVAQANYEQALGKNYVRVVSCNTTGLTRTLNAIKDYIDYVYAVMIRRAADPNDIKRGPVNAIKPSVEVPSHHGPDVQTVIPINIETMAFVVPTTLMHVHSVMVELKKPLTREDVIDIFENTTRVLLFEKEKGFDSTAQLIEFARDLHREWNNLYEIGVWKESINVKGKRLFYIQAVHQESDVVPENVDAIRAMFELADKWESIKKTNKSLGILK; encoded by the coding sequence GTGACGAAGGTGAAGGTAGGAATTAACGGTTATGGAACCATAGGCAAGAGAGTTGCTTATGCGGTTTCAAAACAAGATGATATGGAACTAATAGGAGTTACAAAGACAAAACCAGACTTTGAGGCCTACCGCGCTAAGGAGCTTGGAATACCCGTCTATGCTGCATCTAGCGAATTTTTACCCAGATTTGAGAAGGCGGGGTTTGAGGTAGCAGGTACCCTCGAGGATTTGCTTGAGAAAGTTGACGTGATTGTAGACGCAACCCCCGGAGGAATGGGTGAGAAGAACAAAGCCCTCTACGAGAAAGCCGGAGTTAAAGCAATATTCCAGGGCGGGGAGAAAGCGGAAATTGCGGAGGCTTCTTTCGTTGCACAGGCCAACTATGAACAGGCTCTGGGTAAAAACTACGTGAGGGTTGTCTCCTGCAACACCACGGGCTTGACAAGAACTCTCAACGCAATAAAGGACTACATCGACTATGTCTACGCTGTGATGATTCGCCGTGCAGCAGACCCAAACGACATAAAAAGGGGTCCCGTTAACGCCATAAAGCCAAGTGTTGAAGTTCCCTCCCACCACGGCCCAGACGTCCAGACCGTTATCCCAATAAACATAGAGACCATGGCTTTTGTAGTACCTACAACCTTGATGCACGTCCACAGCGTAATGGTGGAGCTCAAAAAGCCCCTTACACGGGAAGACGTCATTGACATCTTCGAAAACACCACGAGGGTTCTGCTCTTCGAGAAAGAGAAGGGCTTTGACAGTACAGCCCAGCTGATAGAGTTTGCAAGAGACCTGCACAGGGAGTGGAACAACCTCTATGAGATAGGCGTGTGGAAGGAGAGCATAAATGTGAAAGGCAAGAGACTCTTCTATATTCAGGCTGTTCACCAGGAGAGCGACGTTGTGCCGGAAAACGTTGACGCGATAAGGGCTATGTTCGAGCTCGCCGACAAATGGGAGAGCATAAAGAAGACCAACAAGAGCCTTGGGATTTTGAAGTGA
- a CDS encoding ParA family protein: MPVISIANQKGGVGKSTTAINLSAALALKGKRVLLIDMDPQGATTVGLGLREASPTIYNVIVDEADIEDAIIPTEIEGLDLIPSNIALSGAEIELSSQIGREYILRNKLAKIKDNYDYVIIDTPPSLGILTMNSLVASDEVIIPIQAEYYALEGIGLLLKAIKLVRERLGIPIEIRGFLITMFDKRTNLSKEVREEVKRIFGEKVFKTMIPRNVRLAEAPSHGKPIFLYAPDSRGAKAYMKLAEEVDGV, from the coding sequence ATGCCGGTGATAAGTATTGCAAATCAAAAAGGTGGAGTAGGAAAAAGTACCACAGCAATAAACCTTTCAGCTGCTTTGGCTCTCAAAGGGAAGAGAGTTCTTCTCATCGATATGGATCCTCAAGGGGCAACAACTGTTGGTCTTGGACTTAGGGAGGCAAGTCCGACTATTTACAACGTAATAGTGGATGAAGCGGACATTGAAGATGCAATAATCCCTACGGAAATAGAGGGGCTCGATCTGATCCCGAGCAACATTGCGCTTAGCGGTGCTGAAATCGAGCTCAGCAGTCAAATAGGAAGGGAATACATCCTGAGGAACAAACTTGCTAAAATTAAGGACAATTACGACTATGTGATAATAGACACGCCACCGTCTCTCGGCATTTTGACTATGAACTCCCTTGTGGCGAGTGATGAAGTTATAATCCCAATTCAGGCGGAGTACTATGCTCTCGAAGGTATAGGGCTCCTTTTAAAGGCTATAAAACTTGTCAGAGAAAGATTGGGTATTCCAATTGAGATTAGGGGTTTCTTAATAACCATGTTCGACAAGAGAACCAACCTATCCAAAGAAGTTAGGGAGGAAGTCAAGAGAATCTTTGGAGAAAAGGTCTTCAAGACAATGATCCCAAGAAATGTACGGCTGGCTGAAGCACCATCCCATGGAAAGCCGATTTTCCTATACGCTCCGGACAGCAGAGGTGCCAAAGCATATATGAAGCTTGCCGAGGAGGTTGATGGAGTATGA
- a CDS encoding glycerophosphodiester phosphodiesterase family protein, with protein MIIAHRGLGEPENSMLSFKRAVKRGFGIEFDVWRTADGELVAMHDPEISINGERYSVKELTFGELKALAVSREHIVKIEELFRKFPDALFNADIKDAEAVEELGELIRNYEIEKVIVSTTEIEMLKALRARDKKLKLAFSIVRRSDVPKVPLLKRRFRIFALHVPIDGIFYVGFANFRFLLKWIRGMGMKVGLWSYEVDELKYVPLLADLGDYFISNRPLDVKNLLTRLKGDF; from the coding sequence ATGATAATAGCTCACAGGGGTCTTGGAGAGCCTGAAAACAGTATGCTTTCTTTTAAAAGAGCCGTTAAAAGGGGATTTGGGATAGAGTTTGACGTGTGGAGAACAGCGGATGGAGAGCTCGTAGCCATGCACGACCCGGAGATATCTATTAATGGAGAGAGATACTCCGTAAAAGAGCTCACTTTCGGAGAACTCAAAGCACTTGCAGTTTCGAGAGAGCACATAGTGAAAATAGAAGAGCTGTTTAGAAAATTTCCTGATGCTCTTTTTAATGCGGATATAAAGGATGCAGAGGCTGTTGAAGAATTGGGGGAGCTTATACGCAACTATGAAATTGAAAAAGTGATAGTATCAACAACAGAGATTGAAATGCTCAAAGCTTTGAGGGCCCGGGATAAAAAATTAAAGCTGGCGTTTTCTATAGTAAGACGAAGTGATGTTCCAAAAGTTCCTCTCCTTAAACGGCGTTTTAGGATATTTGCCCTTCATGTTCCTATAGACGGAATATTCTATGTAGGTTTTGCAAACTTTAGGTTTCTCCTTAAGTGGATCAGAGGCATGGGGATGAAAGTAGGCCTCTGGAGCTATGAAGTGGATGAGCTTAAATACGTCCCCTTGCTGGCTGATTTGGGGGATTATTTCATTTCCAACCGACCACTGGATGTTAAAAACCTCTTGACCCGCCTGAAGGGGGACTTTTAG
- a CDS encoding cell division protein, producing the protein MKKLIGNVMLTAGLITGAIASARNPPLWPVVGGALVIMGAGIVLRRQGEKEELHRNVAKGEGGEAELKRVLENALTEIEKVMKEKETDLEKARERLGKILETLETFAEKAQPIRIKGIKFYGEVMTSFSKAERHLNRAWSAYADGYPEEGDTYLESGYTQLKETLKLLSSKN; encoded by the coding sequence ATGAAAAAGCTAATTGGAAATGTTATGCTTACAGCCGGTTTAATCACAGGGGCTATAGCTTCCGCTAGAAATCCACCACTCTGGCCAGTAGTTGGTGGCGCCTTAGTCATCATGGGCGCTGGAATAGTCCTTAGGAGACAGGGAGAGAAGGAAGAGCTTCACAGAAACGTGGCTAAAGGAGAAGGGGGAGAAGCAGAGCTCAAGAGGGTCTTAGAAAACGCACTTACAGAGATTGAAAAAGTAATGAAAGAAAAAGAAACTGACCTCGAAAAGGCTAGAGAAAGACTTGGCAAAATCTTGGAGACACTGGAAACATTTGCAGAAAAGGCCCAGCCCATCAGGATAAAGGGAATCAAGTTCTACGGAGAAGTCATGACAAGCTTCAGCAAGGCCGAAAGGCACTTAAACAGGGCTTGGAGCGCCTATGCTGACGGATATCCTGAAGAAGGAGACACCTACTTGGAGTCCGGATACACCCAGCTAAAGGAAACCCTAAAACTCTTGAGCTCCAAGAACTGA
- a CDS encoding OPT/YSL family transporter yields the protein MTGGETKHALRKQMIEIDRLRFPTGTAVATILKTPGSGIEKARLLFFGMVISAIIYLIQQFPLFGLPHIIPEVVDLGSALHLPEWINLTIALSLMVFGMGLITGRNGLIVLAGGILSYYIITPVVKALGWLPAEVQGAAISSYVYGNMTRPLGIGMLLGGSIAGLILSLPVIAVAMKSLAQASKVKDSNGNNEELPIYYLIGGATLAFLLLLVTAYKLGGLGLGRSLLTALIGVAWIFIASLLVAMSTGMTDWSPVSGLSLVSVMILLYLTNKNVPLTILMGATVGVAISGAADMMQDLKTGHMVGAIPSRQQKVELLTAWLGPIIALTVVGLIWNAYGIGNEKVPAPQAMALKSMVEAVLGGSVPIDKFIAGGLLGFALSLSGVPGLGVLVGLSMYLPMLYIIPYGIGCVVNEIAKRKKGYEFIVEKVLPFAAGLMVGEAAMTLLFAVLTVAGVLQP from the coding sequence AACACGCCCTCAGAAAGCAGATGATCGAAATAGACAGGCTCAGGTTCCCAACAGGTACTGCAGTTGCTACCATCCTCAAAACCCCTGGTAGTGGTATAGAGAAGGCGAGGTTGCTGTTCTTTGGTATGGTTATCAGTGCCATAATTTATCTCATCCAGCAGTTCCCACTGTTTGGACTGCCCCACATAATACCCGAGGTCGTTGACCTTGGCTCAGCACTTCACCTTCCAGAATGGATTAACCTAACTATAGCTCTCTCACTCATGGTATTTGGTATGGGTTTAATCACTGGAAGAAATGGTTTGATAGTTCTTGCCGGTGGTATACTCTCCTACTACATCATAACTCCGGTGGTCAAAGCCCTCGGATGGCTTCCCGCTGAAGTTCAAGGAGCGGCTATAAGCAGCTACGTTTACGGCAACATGACAAGGCCTCTTGGTATAGGTATGCTCCTCGGTGGTTCAATAGCAGGACTTATACTATCACTTCCAGTTATTGCAGTTGCAATGAAAAGCCTTGCACAGGCCAGCAAGGTAAAGGACAGCAACGGAAACAACGAAGAGCTGCCGATATACTACCTCATCGGTGGAGCAACCCTCGCATTCCTCCTGCTCCTCGTGACAGCATACAAGCTCGGAGGCCTTGGATTGGGTAGAAGCCTCCTCACGGCCCTCATCGGTGTCGCCTGGATATTCATAGCCTCACTTCTCGTGGCAATGTCTACCGGAATGACCGACTGGAGCCCAGTATCAGGTCTTTCCTTGGTCTCAGTCATGATACTCCTCTACCTCACCAACAAGAACGTGCCGCTTACGATACTTATGGGTGCAACCGTTGGTGTTGCTATCTCTGGTGCCGCAGATATGATGCAAGACCTCAAGACAGGTCACATGGTCGGAGCTATCCCATCAAGACAGCAGAAAGTTGAGCTCTTAACCGCCTGGCTTGGCCCAATAATCGCTCTAACAGTTGTTGGCCTTATATGGAACGCCTACGGAATTGGAAACGAGAAGGTCCCAGCACCACAGGCAATGGCCCTCAAGTCAATGGTTGAGGCAGTGCTCGGTGGAAGTGTACCTATAGACAAGTTCATCGCTGGAGGTCTCTTAGGCTTTGCGCTCTCTCTCAGCGGAGTTCCAGGGCTTGGTGTTCTCGTGGGCCTTTCAATGTACTTACCAATGCTGTACATTATCCCCTACGGAATTGGGTGTGTTGTGAACGAGATTGCAAAGAGGAAGAAGGGCTACGAGTTCATCGTTGAAAAGGTCCTCCCATTTGCCGCTGGTCTAATGGTTGGAGAAGCTGCCATGACCTTGCTCTTCGCAGTGCTCACCGTTGCCGGAGTACTGCAACCATGA